Genomic window (Vigna radiata var. radiata cultivar VC1973A chromosome 1, Vradiata_ver6, whole genome shotgun sequence):
GGGAGAGAAATTGTTTGGTACAAACCAATGTGTCAAATAAAAGGCACCACCAAGAGGCTACAGGCCattcctctctctttttctttgctttttctaaTCCTAAAAACAGTTTCATCTTTCAATTCTCACATCATGCAAGTGGACAAGGAAACTCCAAAACATGCGTGGCCTCAGCTTTCCAGCTATGTTCGATATCTTCTGCAATCCTCTTTGCATCAATTGATGCACCAAGCAAGCCACGTTTTGTGAATCCCACAGCATACAGTCCATTTTCACCTTTCCACCCATTTGGAAATGGCTTCCGGGGCAATCCATCTTTCTCACTGAACATGTCACTCCCCTGCTCACAGTAAATTTCAACCCTAatcaatatatatgtatattccACTCATACTGtatatttttcagaaatttaCATACAGAAATTGTTGTTGATGCAAAGTTTTAGTGTAGTTATTGTGAAAGTTGgcaaatttattaagtttgaaAGTGTTGTACATTGTTGGTGAAAATATTGTTTACTGAATTCACAGaaatgtaacttttttattagACCAAATACCATAACTATACCAAAGTTAGCAACAAAGAAGTAAAGGAAACACCTTTAACCAAGAGGGTACATTGCTTTTGTAACCAGTTGCTAGAATGATGGCATCAAAGTTCTCAACTTTTCCATCAACAAACTCCACCGCATTGCGTGCTAGTCGTTTAATTCCCCGGCAAACCTGTGCACATAATTGGACAAGATTTAATGTTGGAaacaatgaaacaaaaaaatgtcttgtgttttttcagttttttttttgtttttcctttgccTTGGAGGAAAAAGCAAATTTGGTTGATTAAGACAAGGAAACAGGATAGGTATGATGAGAGGTCTTTTGGATTTGATTGGCAGAAGGATATATAGTGTTGTTGTTATGGTATGTTACcttaatttttccattttttatctGAGCCAGTGTCCCAACATCCAAAACTGGTGTCTTGCCGTACAAGCTCTTGAGCTCTAGAGGCCCAAGTTTGGGACGGCGAAGACCGAATTGAGCTGTGTCTCCGAGCATGAGATGTGACAGTAGAAGCAAAAACTGATCCACAAAACGCATGGGGAACCACTTGAGCAAGAACATTGATAAACCAAAAGTTGATTTCCCGAGCATCTGCTGTGGCAAGATGTGCACCTGcatcaatgaaaagaaaagaaaagatcacattaaaactgaaaaaaaagtGGGGTGAAAAAGTTACATAGCCTAAGAAACTTTTTAGGAAATTGTAGACACGAGGAGGCTAATGACAATAATCTTTTCATGCTTCCAGTTGCGTCTGTGAATACTGACACGCAGTGGTTGTGTGCAGAGAAAAGATTGATCTCGAACTCAAGTCATATTATTCTAAGATTTTGGGATGCTGACCTTGTTGCGCATGCAATTACAATGAATGAAGTGAGAGAGAACAACGACACACTCTTTTTAGAATTCTAGATATAGCAAATATAGTATAATATGTTATAGCAGACTGTGTTCACTCTCCATTTTCCACCTTTGTCATTAGAAATTCAGAATTGACAACCAAGGAGCCACTATGAAGATTTGGAcgagaatatatataaataatatatatgcgTTGTCTGTTATTTCCATATATTTTTCTACATTTCATCTCAAACTATGATGTTTTTTTACTGTGATATCATTAGAAATGTAAGGGTGTTGGTACTAAACCATTAGTTAAATGAGTGACTACAtcaagaaagagaaaggaagagaatTTCTGAACAAAAAGTACCAAAACCCTTGAACTTTGGAGTGTAGCATATAGAATTTCTCTATTTCAGTACACCAAACTCATTATTCTTTTACGCGTATAAACATTTCAATCATACTATGTGGAAGTTTTTGGCATGTTGCATATCATAAGTTTAAGTGCACGTTTAGTTTCCAAAACAAACAGTACTAGAAAAAAAGCAATTATTTTGCAGAAGTGATGAAACTCACAGCGTCTCTAACGACTAGAGATGGACGAGCATTATGGTTGCAGAGATCAAGGCAAACCTCCATTCCTGAATTCCCACAGCCTACTACCAAAACATTCTTCCCACAGAACCTGCTTCCACTCTTGTACGAGCTGGTGTGTTGAATAGTCCCTTCAAATTCTGACATCCCTTCAATCTGAGGCCTTACTTCCTCAGCACACTCTCCAGTAGCAACTATAAGCCATTGACAAAGATATTCTGCAGTCTCATCTCTCTTGTGTCGAGCTTGAGTCTTGACCCTCCAAAGCTTGCACACATGATCGAACTCAGCACTGACCACGTCCTGGCTGAAGGCAGGTTTTATGTCAAAGTGATCAGCGTAGAGCTTTAGGTAGGCCAAGAACTGCTGTTTGGTTGGATAGGAAGGTAAGGTTTTGGGGAATGGCATGAGAGGGAGCTGGCAGAATTGCTTTGGGAGATGAAGTCGGAGACGATCATAAGTTCTGAACTGCCACATTGAAGCTAAGCATTCAGCTCTTTCAAGGATCAAGCTTGGAATACCTTTCTGTTTAAGACAAGCTGCTGCAGCTAGCCCTGAGGGACCAGCTCCCACTATTACTGGTCCCGGAACAAATATAGGGCTTGCCATTTTATTCATCTTTATCTGGTGATAACAATCATGGACACTTTTTCCTTCTAGTTCCTTCAAGTAGTCCATGAAGAACAcccagaaaaagaaattaaagctCGAGAGTTTCAAGGCTAGTAGGATATGGATTATTTCAAGATTCTGGACCCTATTATGGATTACGCCAAAGGGAAACCATCAAAACTC
Coding sequences:
- the LOC106767860 gene encoding indole-3-pyruvate monooxygenase YUCCA2, with the translated sequence MDYLKELEGKSVHDCYHQIKMNKMASPIFVPGPVIVGAGPSGLAAAACLKQKGIPSLILERAECLASMWQFRTYDRLRLHLPKQFCQLPLMPFPKTLPSYPTKQQFLAYLKLYADHFDIKPAFSQDVVSAEFDHVCKLWRVKTQARHKRDETAEYLCQWLIVATGECAEEVRPQIEGMSEFEGTIQHTSSYKSGSRFCGKNVLVVGCGNSGMEVCLDLCNHNARPSLVVRDAVHILPQQMLGKSTFGLSMFLLKWFPMRFVDQFLLLLSHLMLGDTAQFGLRRPKLGPLELKSLYGKTPVLDVGTLAQIKNGKIKVCRGIKRLARNAVEFVDGKVENFDAIILATGYKSNVPSWLKGSDMFSEKDGLPRKPFPNGWKGENGLYAVGFTKRGLLGASIDAKRIAEDIEHSWKAEATHVLEFPCPLA